Proteins encoded in a region of the Chryseobacterium piperi genome:
- a CDS encoding sterol desaturase family protein, with amino-acid sequence MNSNSEYIILFEQFTWTQWIVFGLTVNIFLYLFSIGLYLFIDKTCHKQSLSDLNHPVSRSDLYVSFLTITCNCFVMLIGVFLWKNGWIEVGSSLSPVWVLSEVFALILLMDFFMYLFHYAAHLPWVYKLLHGKHHEHVNTNFLSLFVLHPAETIGFGLMILALLVFYNFSVVSITFYLMINLVWGTIGHLNKEFFPEKFDRLFVGTTRFHNQHHRDETKNFGFYTSIWDRVFGTYKP; translated from the coding sequence ATGAATTCTAATTCCGAATATATAATACTATTTGAACAATTTACCTGGACACAATGGATCGTGTTTGGTTTGACAGTTAATATCTTTCTCTATCTGTTTTCAATAGGCCTCTATCTATTCATTGATAAGACCTGTCATAAACAAAGTTTAAGTGATCTTAATCATCCGGTTTCAAGGTCAGATTTATATGTAAGTTTTCTGACGATTACTTGCAATTGTTTCGTCATGTTGATCGGTGTTTTTTTATGGAAAAATGGATGGATTGAGGTTGGAAGTAGCCTTTCACCTGTTTGGGTGCTGTCAGAAGTCTTTGCTTTAATCCTTCTCATGGATTTTTTTATGTATCTTTTTCACTATGCAGCTCATTTACCTTGGGTATATAAACTACTCCATGGCAAACACCATGAACATGTAAATACTAATTTTTTAAGTCTTTTTGTACTACATCCGGCAGAAACCATAGGCTTTGGATTAATGATATTAGCCTTGCTGGTCTTTTATAATTTTTCTGTAGTTTCTATAACGTTTTATCTTATGATTAATCTCGTATGGGGAACTATCGGGCATTTGAACAAAGAGTTTTTCCCAGAAAAGTTTGACCGGCTTTTTGTAGGCACAACCCGGTTTCATAATCAACATCATAGAGATGAAACTAAAAATTTTGGTTTTTATACTTCTATCTGGGATAGAGTATTCGGGACCTATAAACCTTAG